From Sphingobium sp. RAC03, a single genomic window includes:
- a CDS encoding integration host factor subunit beta codes for MIRSELIQKLADENPGLTLPEVERIVDLFFKEIVDRLASGGRVELRGFGAFTTRARDARTGRNPRTGEQVPVSAKRVPYFKPGKEMRERLNADHED; via the coding sequence ATGATCCGTTCGGAATTGATCCAGAAACTGGCTGACGAAAATCCGGGCCTGACGCTCCCGGAAGTCGAGCGAATCGTCGATCTCTTCTTCAAGGAGATTGTCGATCGACTGGCATCTGGCGGTCGTGTCGAACTGCGCGGCTTTGGTGCCTTCACCACCCGCGCCCGCGACGCCCGCACCGGGCGCAATCCGCGCACCGGCGAACAGGTACCGGTCAGCGCCAAGCGCGTCCCCTATTTCAAGCCCGGCAAGGAAATGCGTGAACGGCTGAATGCCGATCATGAGGATTGA
- a CDS encoding TonB-dependent receptor plug domain-containing protein has translation MKFLAGSAMIALQFSACAFAVAQDNMPAASDIDSGDSIIVTGTRDAKRTKFDTLAPIDVLSSKSIDNSISNDLSDTLAQLLPSFNVQRLPAADGQAFVRPATLRGLSADQTLVLVNGKRYHRSALLGSRGAQSADLATIPNLAIKRIEVLRDGASAQYGSDAIAGVVNIILDDQPGMEAFGQYSQYYEGDGTNYQTGAQGGLALGDRGSIVFTGEFSKSDATSRTRQRPDAIAFQAANPTLTVPDPVQRWGQPDLRSVRGGINAHYDFSDAVTAYAFGTVGNGEGVTDFNWRNPVGTGNVYNPSTAFPGFSFSSVYPVGFTPRFATQYDDYQADGGLRGAISDQFTYDLSASSGRSRINYSMSESLNASLGPLSPTSFYLGRLRQSEFNLNADFVYRLPLGLAEPANIAFGAERRKETYGIRPGDPASYAIGPGAATGLAPNSNGFPGFNPLSSGEWSQTSYAGYLDLEVHPVEALTLGAAGRYEDFSAFGDTFNYKLSARLEPVKGVAVRGTYSTGFRAPTPAQLNAVNTTQGLDTRTLQIFNTGRLSPNDPIAIALGAQPLTPEKSRTITAGLTFQSAFGLSGSIDLYQIKLRDRFGQSRSFTVPATLPNPQRFTAVTYFTNDFDTRTRGIDVVLAYAQQVGPGKADLSLAYNYNQTKVTSGTSAAIANDTQRIIFEERLPKHNGTASLGYTIGRFGLQARARYYGKWTDVSGNATGDIFQRFGAMTLFDLSASAQLTDNITVRAGAENIFDTYPDEATNQAVRGLIYSRNAPFDTDGGQYYVRLGVTF, from the coding sequence ATGAAATTTCTGGCCGGTAGCGCGATGATCGCGCTGCAATTCTCTGCGTGCGCGTTCGCGGTGGCGCAAGATAATATGCCCGCTGCATCCGATATCGACAGTGGCGACTCCATCATCGTGACTGGCACGCGCGATGCCAAGCGGACGAAATTCGATACGCTGGCACCCATTGACGTGCTATCATCAAAGTCCATCGACAATAGTATTTCCAACGATCTGTCCGATACTTTGGCGCAACTCCTGCCATCGTTCAACGTCCAGCGTTTGCCCGCCGCCGACGGTCAGGCTTTTGTCCGCCCCGCGACGCTCCGTGGTCTCTCGGCCGACCAAACGCTCGTCTTGGTGAACGGCAAGCGCTATCACCGTTCCGCTCTGCTGGGCAGCCGCGGCGCGCAGTCCGCCGACCTTGCAACCATCCCCAATCTGGCGATCAAGCGCATCGAAGTGCTGCGTGACGGCGCATCCGCCCAATATGGGTCGGACGCCATCGCTGGTGTCGTCAACATCATTCTGGACGATCAGCCGGGCATGGAAGCCTTCGGCCAATATTCGCAATATTATGAGGGCGATGGCACAAATTACCAGACTGGTGCTCAAGGCGGCCTGGCTCTGGGCGATCGCGGCAGCATCGTCTTCACCGGCGAATTTTCGAAATCGGACGCCACCTCCCGCACCCGCCAGCGTCCCGACGCCATTGCGTTCCAGGCAGCCAATCCAACGCTCACCGTACCCGACCCGGTCCAGCGCTGGGGCCAGCCCGACCTGCGCTCCGTCCGTGGCGGGATCAACGCCCATTATGATTTTTCCGACGCCGTCACCGCCTATGCCTTTGGCACGGTCGGCAATGGCGAGGGCGTCACCGATTTCAATTGGCGTAATCCGGTCGGCACCGGCAATGTCTATAATCCCAGCACGGCCTTCCCAGGTTTCAGCTTCAGCAGCGTCTATCCCGTCGGGTTCACGCCGCGCTTCGCCACGCAATATGATGATTATCAGGCCGATGGTGGCCTGCGCGGCGCGATTAGCGATCAGTTCACCTATGATCTGAGCGCCTCGTCCGGCCGGAGCAGAATCAACTATAGCATGTCCGAATCGCTGAACGCTTCGTTGGGCCCGCTCAGCCCAACGAGCTTCTATCTGGGCCGTTTGCGCCAGAGCGAATTCAACCTGAACGCCGATTTCGTCTACCGCCTGCCGCTGGGATTGGCCGAGCCCGCCAACATCGCTTTCGGTGCAGAACGGCGCAAGGAAACCTACGGCATCCGTCCCGGTGACCCAGCCTCCTACGCCATCGGGCCAGGTGCGGCTACCGGCCTTGCCCCCAACAGCAACGGCTTCCCTGGCTTCAATCCGCTAAGTTCAGGTGAATGGTCGCAGACCAGCTATGCCGGCTATCTGGACCTGGAAGTCCACCCGGTCGAGGCGCTGACGCTCGGCGCGGCGGGCCGCTACGAGGATTTCTCGGCCTTTGGCGACACGTTCAACTATAAACTCTCGGCACGGCTGGAGCCGGTCAAGGGCGTCGCGGTACGCGGCACCTATTCCACCGGCTTCCGCGCGCCGACCCCGGCGCAGCTCAACGCCGTCAACACCACCCAGGGTCTCGACACGCGAACGCTCCAGATTTTCAACACGGGCCGCCTGTCCCCTAATGACCCGATCGCCATCGCGCTGGGTGCCCAACCGCTGACCCCGGAAAAGTCGCGCACCATCACCGCCGGTCTGACGTTCCAGTCCGCATTCGGCCTGAGCGGCAGCATCGATCTCTATCAGATCAAGCTGCGCGACCGGTTCGGCCAGTCACGCTCCTTCACCGTGCCCGCAACCCTGCCCAATCCGCAGCGGTTCACCGCCGTCACCTATTTCACCAACGACTTCGACACCCGCACCCGCGGCATTGATGTCGTGCTGGCCTATGCCCAGCAGGTGGGACCGGGCAAGGCCGACCTCAGCCTCGCCTATAATTACAACCAGACAAAGGTGACGAGCGGCACCTCTGCCGCGATTGCCAACGACACCCAGCGGATCATCTTTGAAGAACGGTTGCCCAAACATAATGGCACGGCGTCGCTCGGCTATACGATCGGCCGGTTCGGGTTGCAGGCGCGCGCGCGCTATTATGGGAAATGGACCGACGTCAGCGGCAATGCGACCGGCGACATTTTCCAGCGTTTCGGTGCCATGACGCTGTTCGACCTGTCGGCCAGCGCGCAACTGACCGACAATATCACGGTCCGGGCGGGCGCGGAAAATATCTTCGACACCTATCCCGACGAAGCCACCAACCAGGCGGTGCGCGGCCTCATCTACTCGCGCAACGCCCCCTTCGACACCGATGGCGGCCAATATTATGTTCGCTTGGGCGTGACCTTCTGA
- a CDS encoding aminotransferase class V-fold PLP-dependent enzyme, which translates to MATAAAPLAGRIDAALPTAAAVRPDDESHWAKIAAHYDVVPDIIQLENGNWGMMARPVLEAYEAKVRQVNRATSYYARRGLTPDLIAVRDRVAAKMQVDPSEIAFTRNATEALKSLIGGYNRLRPGDAILYADLDYDSMQACFGSLKHSRNVDVVRIDLPEPATHQGLIDSYEQALKANPRVRLILLTHLSHRTGLVIPVREIVAMARARGVDAIVDAAHSWGQIDFALPDLDADFIGFNLHKWWGAPLGVGVIYIRKAKIDLIDPDIGNAPPFAANAYARVHTGTVDFAAQLTVPAALDFQDAIGGPARAARLQYLRDRWAETLRGTSGLEILTPADPRLHGGITSFRYTGHTSASANAAIAKRLLDEHRIFSVQRNGPARGACVRITPALFNGADDIDALVRALRSIGASL; encoded by the coding sequence ATGGCAACGGCGGCAGCCCCGCTGGCAGGACGGATCGACGCCGCCCTGCCGACGGCGGCGGCCGTCCGGCCCGATGACGAAAGCCATTGGGCCAAGATCGCAGCGCATTATGATGTAGTGCCTGACATCATCCAGTTGGAAAATGGCAATTGGGGCATGATGGCCCGCCCGGTGCTGGAAGCCTATGAAGCGAAGGTCCGGCAGGTCAATCGCGCCACCAGCTATTATGCCCGGCGCGGCCTGACGCCCGACCTGATCGCCGTGCGCGATCGCGTCGCGGCCAAGATGCAGGTCGATCCCAGCGAAATCGCCTTCACCCGCAATGCGACCGAAGCGCTCAAAAGCCTGATCGGCGGCTATAATCGGCTGCGACCCGGCGATGCCATACTTTATGCCGATCTCGACTATGACAGCATGCAGGCCTGTTTCGGCTCGCTGAAACATAGCCGCAATGTCGATGTCGTCCGCATCGACCTTCCCGAACCCGCCACGCATCAGGGGTTGATCGACAGCTATGAGCAGGCGCTCAAGGCCAATCCGCGCGTTCGGCTCATCCTGCTGACCCATCTCAGCCACCGCACTGGCCTCGTCATCCCGGTGCGGGAGATCGTCGCCATGGCCCGCGCGCGGGGCGTCGATGCCATCGTTGATGCGGCACACAGCTGGGGCCAGATCGATTTCGCGCTGCCCGACCTGGATGCCGACTTCATCGGCTTCAATCTGCATAAATGGTGGGGCGCCCCGCTTGGCGTTGGCGTCATCTACATCCGCAAGGCCAAGATCGACCTGATCGATCCCGACATCGGCAATGCGCCACCCTTCGCCGCGAACGCCTATGCGCGCGTCCACACCGGCACGGTAGATTTCGCGGCGCAATTGACCGTCCCCGCCGCCCTCGATTTTCAGGACGCTATCGGCGGACCCGCCCGCGCCGCCCGGTTGCAGTATTTGCGCGATCGCTGGGCCGAAACCCTGCGGGGTACGTCCGGGCTGGAAATTTTGACGCCCGCCGACCCGCGCCTGCACGGTGGAATAACCTCTTTCCGCTACACGGGCCACACAAGCGCCAGCGCCAATGCCGCGATCGCCAAACGCCTGCTCGACGAGCATCGCATCTTCTCCGTGCAGCGCAACGGCCCAGCGCGCGGCGCCTGCGTGCGCATAACCCCCGCCCTGTTCAACGGCGCGGACGACATCGATGCCCTGGTCCGCGCGCTCCGGTCAATCGGCGCATCGCTTTAA
- a CDS encoding glycoside hydrolase family 127 protein, with translation MDWTRRAMLGAGVALGTMPSFAWAARAASSGATPFPLSQVRLKPSIFLTSVQANQRYLLSLDADRLLHNFHAGAGLPTKGDVYGGWESRGIAGHSLGHYLSALSLIYAQTGDAPFRDRAAYIVRELKAIQVKQGDGYAGGTTVERDGKTVDGKIVYEELRKSDIRSTGFSLNEGWVPLYTYHKVIAGALDAHYHAGIRDGLSVAIGLGDYLGTIVEGLSDAQVQDILRTEHGGLTESYAELYKRTGNRRWLTLSERMRHHAIVDPLLAGRDELAGKHANTQIPKIVGEARLHELTGNADQAKVAQFFWATVTNDHSYVIGGNSDHEHFGLPRQLAQRLDQQTCEACNSYNMLRLTRHLYGWNGDARYFDFYERSHLNHIMSQQDPKTGMFTYFTGLASGMARVHSNPTEDFWCCVGSGMESHSKHGESIYWKRDDAVAINLYYASTLKAPGAQIDMDTAFPLDDMVRIAVAKAPKRLALRVPGWCATPELQVNGKPAGVREDGYLMLTGLKAGDQITLSLPMTVRVEAMPDDAKLIAFLSGPLVLAGDMGPRERSWEGVDPSLVTDQSAPALVAAGGLHQYRLGEQGKPGDLTLRPFFAQHDNRTAVYFRRFDTAEWQTERVAWESAAKVRADLAARTIDVIRLGEQQPEVDHGFADSGGSEAVSHVADRSRIVNKGFFEFDLAVAPGPLALQVVYSGGQRDKDFRILVDGKQLARERLTGAVTSARNVQTYALPADTARGQSKIRVRFEADAWQGVEVYSASTIRAQVT, from the coding sequence ATGGATTGGACGCGTCGCGCTATGTTGGGGGCAGGGGTTGCGCTCGGTACGATGCCGTCCTTTGCCTGGGCGGCGCGCGCCGCATCATCGGGGGCGACGCCCTTTCCCTTGTCGCAAGTGCGATTGAAGCCGTCGATTTTCCTGACCTCGGTACAGGCGAACCAGCGCTATCTTCTGTCGCTCGATGCGGATCGGTTGCTGCATAATTTCCATGCCGGGGCTGGGCTGCCGACCAAAGGCGATGTCTATGGCGGATGGGAGTCGCGCGGCATCGCCGGGCACTCGCTGGGTCATTATCTGAGCGCGCTGTCGCTGATCTACGCGCAGACGGGCGATGCGCCGTTTCGCGACCGCGCCGCCTATATCGTGCGCGAACTCAAGGCGATCCAGGTGAAGCAGGGCGACGGTTATGCGGGCGGTACCACGGTCGAGCGTGACGGCAAGACCGTCGATGGCAAGATCGTCTATGAGGAACTGCGCAAGAGCGACATCCGATCGACCGGGTTCAGCCTGAACGAAGGATGGGTGCCGCTTTATACCTATCATAAGGTCATCGCCGGTGCGCTGGATGCGCATTATCATGCGGGCATCAGGGATGGCCTGTCGGTGGCGATCGGCCTTGGCGACTATCTCGGTACGATCGTGGAAGGTTTGAGCGATGCCCAGGTGCAGGATATCCTCCGCACCGAGCATGGCGGGCTGACCGAATCCTATGCCGAATTATATAAGCGCACGGGCAATCGCCGCTGGCTGACCCTGTCCGAACGGATGCGGCATCATGCGATCGTCGATCCGCTCCTGGCCGGGCGCGACGAACTGGCGGGCAAGCATGCCAATACGCAGATCCCCAAGATCGTCGGCGAAGCGCGGCTGCATGAGCTGACCGGCAATGCCGACCAGGCGAAGGTGGCGCAATTCTTCTGGGCCACCGTCACCAACGATCACAGCTATGTCATCGGCGGCAATTCGGATCATGAGCATTTCGGCCTGCCGCGGCAATTGGCCCAGCGGCTTGACCAGCAGACCTGCGAGGCGTGCAACAGCTATAATATGCTGCGGCTGACACGGCATCTGTACGGGTGGAACGGCGACGCGCGCTATTTCGATTTTTACGAGCGGTCGCACCTCAATCACATTATGAGCCAGCAAGACCCCAAGACGGGTATGTTCACCTATTTCACGGGGCTGGCATCGGGGATGGCGCGCGTCCATTCGAACCCGACCGAGGATTTCTGGTGCTGCGTCGGGTCGGGCATGGAAAGCCATTCCAAACATGGCGAGAGCATTTATTGGAAGCGTGACGACGCGGTCGCGATCAACCTTTATTATGCGTCGACGCTGAAGGCGCCCGGCGCGCAGATCGACATGGATACCGCCTTTCCGCTGGACGATATGGTGCGGATTGCGGTGGCGAAAGCGCCGAAAAGGCTGGCGCTGCGCGTGCCCGGCTGGTGCGCTACCCCTGAGTTGCAGGTGAATGGCAAACCGGCGGGGGTCCGCGAAGACGGCTATCTGATGCTGACGGGCTTGAAGGCAGGCGACCAGATCACATTGTCGCTGCCCATGACGGTGCGGGTCGAAGCAATGCCCGACGATGCCAAGCTGATTGCTTTTCTGAGTGGCCCCTTGGTGCTGGCGGGCGACATGGGGCCGCGCGAACGGTCGTGGGAGGGCGTGGACCCGTCCCTCGTCACCGACCAGAGCGCGCCGGCCCTGGTGGCGGCAGGCGGCCTGCACCAATATCGTCTAGGCGAGCAAGGCAAGCCGGGCGACCTGACGTTGCGGCCCTTCTTTGCGCAGCATGACAACCGCACCGCCGTCTATTTCCGCCGCTTCGATACCGCCGAATGGCAGACCGAACGGGTGGCGTGGGAGAGCGCAGCCAAGGTGCGGGCGGACCTGGCCGCGCGCACGATCGACGTCATTCGCCTGGGCGAACAACAGCCGGAGGTCGATCATGGCTTTGCCGACAGTGGCGGATCGGAGGCGGTTTCGCACGTCGCGGACCGCAGCCGGATCGTGAACAAGGGCTTTTTCGAGTTCGACCTGGCGGTCGCGCCGGGACCGCTGGCGTTGCAAGTCGTTTATAGCGGTGGCCAGCGCGACAAGGATTTCCGCATCCTGGTGGATGGCAAACAATTGGCGCGCGAACGGCTGACAGGCGCGGTAACGTCCGCCCGCAATGTCCAGACCTATGCGCTGCCCGCCGACACGGCGCGGGGGCAGTCGAAGATCCGGGTCCGTTTTGAGGCCGATGCCTGGCAAGGGGTGGAAGTCTACTCCGCTAGCACGATACGGGCGCAGGTAACGTAA